One Setaria italica strain Yugu1 chromosome I, Setaria_italica_v2.0, whole genome shotgun sequence DNA window includes the following coding sequences:
- the LOC101779903 gene encoding homeobox-leucine zipper protein HOX7: MPFRIHYMELELSLGDSPAPAKGASTPVLTPTHAGKREDHELVLELGVGTVKRTEQDNQKTQQQPEEDAHNQEEDGEACFHSESPVELSLGCPLLPASAGIGSLNSEECRREFDVSTFVVDGDTVQGRSLSTSSLPMEVPVRQAADQEAAEDEENSGVGGGARKKLRLSKEQSAFLEDSFKEHSTLTPKQKSDLAKRLNLRARQVEVWFQNRRARTKLKQTEVDCEYLKRCCETLAQENRRLQREVAELRALRTAPYPFYGHLPASGFSTARVCPCDNKVITAHHPGITTSSTVVAPPSPVSTLFARPQFGPFTVHPVLRRQPSATS; the protein is encoded by the exons ATGCCCTTCCGTATTCATTACATGGAGCTTGAGCTTAGTCTAGGGGATTCTCCAGCTCCAGCAAAGGGCGCTTCCACGCCTGTGCTGACACCTACACATGCAGGCAAAAGAGAAGACCACGAGCTTGTGCTAGAGCTAGGCGTAGGAACTGTCAAAAGAACTGAACAAGACAATCAGAAGACACAGCAGCAACCAGAAGAAGATGCACATAATCaggaagaagatggtgaagCATGTTTTCACAGCGAATCACCTGTCGAGCTGAGCCTCGGCTGCCCGCTGCTGCCTGCCTCAGCAGGAATAG GGAGTTTGAATTCAGAGGAGTGCAGACGAGAATTTGATGTGAGCACTTTTGTGGTGGATGGAGACACAGTACAAGGAAGATCTTTGTCGACTTCGTCCTTGCCTATGGAGGTTCCTGTTCGGCAGGCAGCTGATCAGGAAGCTGCAGAGGATGAAGAGAATAGTGGGGTTGGTGGGGGAGCGAGGAAGAAGCTGAGGTTATCCAAGGAGCAGTCTGCGTTCCTGGAGGATAGCTTCAAGGAGCACAGCACACTGACCCCA AAGCAGAAGAGTGATCTAGCAAAGCGGCTCAATCTTCGAGCACGCCAAGTGGAGGTCTGGTTTCAGAACAGAAGAGCTAG GACAAAGCTGAAGCAAACTGAGGTGGACTGCGAGTATCTGAAGCGATGCTGCGAGACGCTCGCGCAGGAGAACCGAAGGCTTCAGAGGGAGGTGGCAGAGCTGCGTGCCCTGCGGACCGCCCCGTACCCGTTCTACGGCCATCTACCTGCATCAGGGTTCAGCACTGCCCGCGTCTGCCCCTGCGATAACAAGGTCATCACAGCTCACCACCCCGGTATCACCACATCATCAACGGTAGTGGCACCGCCATCACCGGTGTCCACCTTGTTCGCCAGGCCTCAATTCGGACCCTTCACCGTCCACCCGGTGCTCCGCCGCCAGCCATCCGCGACCTCGTGA
- the LOC101778561 gene encoding phosphoglucan phosphatase LSF2, chloroplastic has protein sequence MASTARLSTSCSLATGSITIRSRRTTMAAIGCAPSGSRTHRRSAGLSLCRSSTAGAEGGRKMEDYNSAMKRMMRNPYEYHHDLGMNYAVISDSLIVGSQPQTPEDIDHLKNEENVAYILCLQQDKDIEYWGIDFLAILSRCKELGIKHIRRPAVDFDPDSLRSQLPKAVSALEWAISQRKGRIYVHCTAGLGRAPAVAIAYMFWFENVDLNTAYKKLTSIRPCGPNKRAIRAATYDLAKNDPLKEPFETLPEHAFEGIADWERKLIHNRVRALREA, from the exons atggcgagcaCCGCCCGTCTCTCCACCTCCTGCAGCCTGGCGACCGGCAGCATCACCATCAGAAGCAGGAGGACAACCATGGCCGCCATTGGATGCGCTCCCAGCGGCAGCAGGACCCACCGGAGGAGTGCTGGACTTTCCCTGTGCCGCTCCTCCACGGCCGGAGCTGAAGGGGGCAGGAAGATGGAGGATTACAATAGCGCCATGAAGCGGATGATGCGCAACCCCTACGAGTACCACCACGATCTCG GTATGAATTATGCTGTCATCAGTGatagcctgattgttggctCACAACCTCAAACTCCTGAAGATATCGATCATTTGAAAAATGAAGAGAATGTGGCCTACATTCTTTGTTTACAGCAGGACAAGGACATTGAGTACTGGGGCATTGATTTCCTGGCTATTCTCAGCAGGTGCAAAGAACTTGGCATTAAGCACATCAGAAGACCG GCAGTTGACTTCGACCCAGATTCCTTGAGGTCACAATTGCCTAAGGCAGTTTCTGCATTAGAATGGGCTATATCACAACGCAAAGGGCGGATTTATGTCCATTGCACTGCTGGACTTGGGAGAGCACCTGCGGTTGCTATTGCTTACATGTTTTGGTTTGAGAATGTGGAT CTCAACACAGCTTACAAGAAACTAACCTCCATAAGGCCCTGCGGACCCAATAAGAGGGCGATCCGTGCCGCAACCTATGATCTAGCTAAGAATGATCCATTGAAAGAGCCTTTTGAGACTCTTCCTGAACATGCTTTTGAGGGTATTGCAGACTGGGAGAGGAAGTTAATTCATAACCGGGTGCGTGCTCTTCGCGAAGCATga
- the LOC101778161 gene encoding Bowman-Birk type bran trypsin inhibitor, with amino-acid sequence MPQACEASLSLFIRPPSSRLTQSRCPQEPKPHDEAARAMGKGKRVAPTLPMLSLVALIMLLVAGLSAAAASGDTGVVIRLPSDAAASGDARAGEATARAMPGDYAERPWKCCDMQVCTLSVVLPSCWCHDRLERCSLACKECSKVRGSDPPRYVCKDMYRGEPAPMCTTHA; translated from the coding sequence ATGCCGCAGGCATGCGAGGCCTCTCTCAGTCTATTTATACGGCCTCCATCGTCTCGTCTCACGCAGTCACGTTGTCCCCAAGAGCCCAAACCACACGACGAGGCAGCCAGAGCCATGGGGAAGGGGAAGCGGGTTGCTCCCACCCTGCCGATGCTTTCGCTCGTGGCTCTGATCATGCTCCTTGTCGCCGGGCTCTCCGCAGCCGCGGCGTCCGGCGACACGGGCGTCGTCATTCGCCTCcccagcgacgccgccgcctcaggCGATGCCCGGGCCGGCGAAGCGACGGCGCGCGCCATGCCGGGCGATTATGCGGAGAGGCCGTGGAAGTGCTGCGACATGCAGGTGTGCACCCTGTCGGTAGTGCTGCCGTCCTGCTGGTGCCACGACAGGCTCGAGCGGTGCTCGTTGGCCTGCAAGGAGTGCAGCAAGGTGAGGGGCTCGGACCCTCCACGCTACGTTTGCAAGGACATGTACAGAGGCGAGCCCGCGCCCATGTGCACTACCCACGCATGA